From one Bdellovibrionales bacterium CG10_big_fil_rev_8_21_14_0_10_45_34 genomic stretch:
- a CDS encoding tryptophan 2,3-dioxygenase, protein MQHDLTYATYLKTDELLALQSPLSDEPEHDETLFIVIHQVYELWFKQMLHEVSLLQNSLESQERTLALKTMHRMLTILKTMVAQVDILETMTPLSFVSFRDRLKNSSGFQSSQFRMFEVKLGKRDTRTFSNLADNYRIQIEEQLSKNTLWDSFLKHLSDCGIKISPTSLQRDRNKAIEPDTALQETLIDIYKKHPDLAEICERMVDLDEGLQEWRYRHVKMVERTIGVKMGTGGSPGAAYLKTTLFTPLYPDLWDIRSRF, encoded by the coding sequence ATGCAACATGATCTCACTTATGCAACTTATTTGAAAACTGATGAGCTACTTGCGCTACAAAGTCCCCTTTCTGATGAGCCAGAACATGATGAGACGCTGTTTATTGTGATCCATCAAGTGTATGAGCTTTGGTTTAAGCAAATGCTCCACGAGGTTTCACTTCTTCAAAATTCTCTTGAATCACAAGAGCGAACGCTAGCCCTTAAAACCATGCACCGCATGCTCACGATCCTTAAAACTATGGTTGCTCAGGTAGATATTCTAGAAACCATGACTCCCCTTTCATTTGTGTCGTTTCGAGATAGACTAAAGAATTCGAGCGGGTTTCAATCTTCTCAATTTCGCATGTTTGAAGTAAAGCTCGGCAAGAGAGACACACGAACCTTTTCAAATCTCGCCGATAATTATCGAATCCAGATCGAAGAGCAGTTATCAAAGAACACCCTTTGGGATTCTTTTTTGAAACATCTTTCAGATTGTGGAATTAAAATTTCACCAACCTCACTTCAGAGAGACCGCAACAAGGCTATTGAACCTGATACAGCCCTACAAGAAACTCTTATAGATATTTACAAGAAACACCCAGACCTAGCTGAAATTTGTGAAAGAATGGTAGACTTGGACGAAGGACTTCAAGAGTGGCGATACAGACACGTAAAGATGGTCGAAAGAACAATTGGGGTTAAAATGGGAACCGGAGGTTCTCCGGGAGCCGCTTACTTAAAGACGACATTGTTTACTCCACTTTACCCAGATTTGTGGGATATCCGATC